In one window of Pseudomonadota bacterium DNA:
- a CDS encoding ATP-binding cassette domain-containing protein, with translation MGGANASTEPILRLTDGLWFEAGPHAWAVPPFRLGPGEWAALVPASDDPVVDPSGPLARAMATLAPPSRGTVELLGRDVYRIPYLELQRLRARLGFVQGYGGLLSNRTLRENIALPVSVHGGRSFDEEEAYLDRVLESYALSPLARQRPSDVDGATRWRTCVARALVLEPALVVLEGIGDWEMDRGRGVTWSRLREYRERRTSAAVICLARQNPPFEAWFRGEGGIGIPYQTRPADDSSRRPTP, from the coding sequence ATGGGCGGCGCGAACGCATCGACGGAACCCATCCTGCGCCTCACGGACGGCCTGTGGTTCGAGGCCGGGCCGCACGCGTGGGCGGTGCCGCCCTTCCGGCTCGGGCCGGGCGAGTGGGCCGCGCTCGTGCCGGCCAGCGACGATCCGGTGGTCGATCCGTCGGGTCCGCTCGCGCGCGCGATGGCGACGCTGGCGCCGCCCTCCCGCGGCACCGTGGAGCTGCTCGGCCGCGACGTCTACAGGATCCCGTACCTCGAGCTCCAGCGCCTGCGCGCGCGGCTCGGGTTCGTGCAGGGGTACGGCGGCCTCCTGTCGAACCGCACGCTCCGGGAGAACATCGCGCTGCCGGTCTCCGTGCACGGCGGGAGGTCGTTCGACGAGGAGGAGGCGTACCTCGACCGCGTCCTCGAGAGCTACGCGCTCTCCCCGCTCGCGCGGCAGCGCCCGTCCGACGTCGACGGCGCCACGCGTTGGCGGACGTGCGTCGCGCGCGCCCTCGTGCTCGAGCCCGCGCTCGTCGTGCTCGAGGGGATCGGCGACTGGGAGATGGATCGCGGCCGCGGGGTGACCTGGTCCAGGCTCCGCGAGTACCGGGAGCGGCGGACGAGCGCCGCCGTGATCTGCCTGGCTCGCCAAAACCCCCCGTTTGAGGCATGGTTCCGGGGCGAGGGCGGCATCGGCATTCCGTACCAGACGCGGCCCGCGGACGACTCTTCGAGGAGGCCAACGCCGTGA
- a CDS encoding ABC transporter permease, whose amino-acid sequence MRWLDRAGAAIIGWLRYQFHLVALLYLSIKVVWTNRDLGQRDFLKQVFSQVYFTGVQAAGPVATLALGVGAFAIVAGTGGIGALSGAENLGRMVTVVVLREVAPLLTGGIVIVRSVTAISAELGVMRVQREIEAIEVMGLSPIRQLVTPRVFGGLLSLFALNILFDTAALAGGFGISRFLVSLPADVFFRAVFSAVQPIDILGLAIKTVVGGLGLFLIGCYHGMAVGRSPTEVPVAVSRASLNSLVFLVVLHGGVSAATILYSETSSILGGVL is encoded by the coding sequence TTGCGTTGGTTGGACAGGGCGGGCGCGGCGATCATCGGCTGGCTGCGATACCAGTTCCACCTCGTCGCGCTCCTCTACCTCTCGATCAAGGTCGTCTGGACCAACCGCGATCTCGGACAGCGCGACTTCCTGAAGCAGGTCTTCTCGCAGGTCTACTTCACCGGGGTCCAGGCCGCGGGACCGGTCGCCACCCTCGCCCTCGGCGTCGGCGCGTTCGCCATCGTCGCGGGGACAGGCGGCATCGGCGCGCTGTCCGGCGCGGAGAACCTCGGCCGCATGGTGACCGTGGTCGTGCTCCGGGAGGTCGCGCCGCTGCTCACGGGCGGGATCGTCATCGTGCGCTCGGTGACCGCGATCTCGGCCGAGCTCGGCGTCATGCGCGTCCAGCGCGAGATCGAGGCGATCGAGGTGATGGGGCTCTCCCCGATCCGGCAGCTCGTGACCCCGCGCGTGTTCGGCGGGCTGCTCTCGCTCTTCGCGCTGAACATCCTCTTCGACACCGCCGCGCTCGCCGGGGGGTTCGGGATCTCCCGCTTCCTCGTGTCGCTGCCCGCGGACGTCTTCTTCCGCGCCGTGTTCTCGGCCGTGCAGCCTATCGACATCCTCGGGCTGGCGATCAAGACCGTCGTCGGCGGGCTCGGCCTGTTCCTGATCGGCTGCTACCACGGCATGGCGGTCGGGCGCTCGCCGACCGAGGTGCCGGTCGCCGTGTCGCGCGCGTCGCTGAACTCTCTCGTCTTCCTGGTCGTCCTCCACGGCGGGGTGTCGGCCGCGACGATCCTGTACTCCGAGACCTCCTCGATTCTCGGCGGGGTGTTGTGA
- a CDS encoding beta-ketoacyl-ACP synthase 3, with product MKMVDTPGSRNRRGSPLLPPNGRDTRVFFSTDKPASRILGLGTYLPEDVLTNDDLATMMDTSDEWIFSRTGIRSRHRARPEETTASIGTEAARRAIANAGLEPDDIDAVIMGTMFPDHTYPGPGMVVQHRLGIRNPVPVFDLRVQCAGFVYALSMADLYIRTGQARHVLAVFAEKEFDHFKVDRQIGVIFGDGGGAAVIGPADGDRGLYVTDIHADGAGVQDLIMTSDNLVGLREGTAVWPEELAKCREYWDEKGIIPGHTKFPFWVGQEVFKHAVKRLIRGARDAIAGTPWSFDDVSHFFFHQANARINAKLAELLRLPAQKVPSNIERIGNTGAGSVIILMDEERGRGRLADGDVCLLSAFGAGYLWGTAVLKF from the coding sequence ATGAAAATGGTAGATACGCCCGGATCGCGCAACCGACGCGGCTCGCCCCTATTGCCGCCGAACGGGAGAGACACGAGGGTGTTCTTCAGCACCGACAAGCCCGCTTCCAGGATCTTGGGGCTCGGCACCTACCTGCCGGAGGACGTCCTCACCAACGACGACCTCGCGACGATGATGGACACGTCGGACGAGTGGATCTTCTCCCGCACGGGCATCCGATCGCGGCACCGCGCCCGGCCCGAGGAGACGACCGCGTCCATCGGCACCGAGGCGGCGCGTCGCGCCATCGCCAACGCGGGGCTCGAGCCCGACGACATCGACGCCGTCATCATGGGGACGATGTTCCCGGACCACACCTATCCGGGCCCCGGGATGGTCGTTCAGCACCGGCTCGGCATCCGGAACCCGGTGCCGGTTTTCGATCTGCGGGTCCAGTGCGCCGGCTTCGTCTACGCGCTCTCGATGGCGGATCTCTACATCCGCACCGGGCAGGCCCGCCACGTCCTCGCCGTGTTCGCGGAGAAGGAGTTCGATCACTTCAAGGTGGACCGCCAGATCGGCGTGATCTTCGGCGACGGCGGCGGCGCCGCGGTGATCGGCCCGGCGGACGGCGATCGCGGCTTGTACGTGACCGACATCCACGCCGACGGCGCGGGCGTGCAGGATCTGATCATGACGTCGGACAACCTCGTCGGGCTGCGCGAGGGTACCGCGGTGTGGCCCGAGGAACTCGCGAAGTGCCGGGAGTACTGGGACGAGAAGGGGATCATCCCGGGGCACACGAAGTTCCCGTTCTGGGTCGGGCAGGAGGTGTTCAAGCACGCGGTGAAGAGGCTCATCCGCGGGGCGCGCGACGCCATCGCCGGCACCCCCTGGAGCTTCGACGACGTGAGCCACTTCTTCTTCCACCAGGCGAACGCCCGCATCAACGCGAAGCTCGCGGAGCTGCTCCGGCTCCCCGCCCAGAAGGTCCCATCCAACATCGAGCGGATCGGCAACACGGGCGCGGGCTCGGTGATCATCCTCATGGACGAAGAGCGCGGTCGAGGACGTCTCGCGGACGGGGACGTGTGCCTCCTGTCCGCTTTCGGCGCCGGTTATCTTTGGGGCACGGCCGTCCTCAAATTCTAG